One genomic window of Fusarium fujikuroi IMI 58289 draft genome, chromosome FFUJ_chr01 includes the following:
- a CDS encoding related to lipoyltransferase: protein MMQPNRSFLGSTPRNISRHFPSLSAISRRQFTGAASHSSNKIQVYTSTSRDPFLNLSVEHHLLQKTPPESTILFLYTNDPCIVFGRNQNPWMEVNLRILAQFRDDPTSVGWTGGPVQLVRRRSGGGAVFHDEGNVNFSVICPPAVFDRNKHAEMVVRALSSLGKPNTRVNERHDIVIDIPDDPIGTYKISGSAYKLTRLRSLHHGTCLLRSPNLNNISGMLRSPAESYIKTRGVDSVRSPVRNVGIENAAFEAAVVEQFASIYGKFDVQEVVSDKVLETDSISKGYEELQSRDWIYGQTPKFTFSTFPYEEDPRERPQLDFDTKLRFEARHGVIDKFTAEGPSSPTSENGLSALTSSSIYNVSSWGAQLSQAGMADGDAAKVGPWMDDILGVDFTKPQQ from the exons ATGATGCAGCCCAATCGCTCGTTTTTAGGCTCAACGCCTCGAAACATATCACGACATTTCCCCTCATTATCAGCCATATCAAGACGCCAATTCACCGGTGCAGCATCTCATTCATCCAATAAGATCCAAGTATACACTTCAACTTCTCGTGATCCCTTCCTGAACCTCTCTGTTGagcaccatcttctccagaAGACGCCCCCAGAGTCAACCATACTCTTCCTCTACACCAATGACCCCTGTATTGTCTTTGGTCGAAACCAAAATCCATGGATGGAAGTGAATCTTCGAATACTGGCCCAGTTCCGTGATGATCCTACAAGCGTAGGTTGGACTGGTGGGCCAGTCCAGCTTGTCCGTCGTCGTTCAGGGGGAGGCGCTGTTTTTCACGATGAAGGAAATGTCAACTTTAGCGTCATTTGCCCTCCTGCAGTATTCGACCGGAACAAGCACGCCGAGATGGTTGTAAGAGCTCTATCCTCTCTTGGAAAGCCAAATACGCGTGTCAATGAGCGACATGACATCGTTATAGATATCCCTGATGACCCGATCGGCACCTACAAAATCTCAGGGTCCGCGTATAAACTCACTCGTCTTCGGTCTCTTCACCACGGAACATGCCTCCTACGCAGCCCAAACCTGAACAATATCTCAGGGATGTTGCGTTCGCCAGCTGAGTCGTATATCAAGACTCGTGGCGTCGACAGTGTCCGCAGCCCTGTCCGCAATGTCGGCATCGAGAATGCTGCTTTCGAGGCTGCCGTTGTGGAACAGTTTGCAAGCATATACGGCAAATTCGATGTCCAGGAGGTCGTCAGTGACAAGGTACTTGAGACGGATAGCATCAGCAAAGGGTATGAGGAACTACAGTCGCGGGACTGGATCTATGGACAGACACCTAAATTCACCTTCTCAACTTTCCCCTACGAGGAGGACCCTCGAGAGCGTCCTCAACTGGACTTTGAC ACCAAGCTTCGTTTCGAGGCTAGACACGGTGTCATAGACAAATTCACAGCCGAAGGCCCATCATCTCCCACCTCAGAAAACGGTCTGTCAGCActcacatcatcatccatctaCAACGTCTCCAGCTGGGGCGCACAGCTTTCCCAAGCTGGTATGGCCGATGGCGATGCGGCAAAGGTCGGGCCATGGATGGACGATATCTTGGGAGTCGACTTCACGAAACCTCAACAATAA
- a CDS encoding probable chorismate synthase/flavin reductase, NADPH-dependent, translating into MSSIGQIFRVTTAGESHGRAISCIIDGCPPGLDLTEADIQPQLNRRRPGQSAITTPRNEKDRVTINSGTENGVTLGTPILLTVPNEDQRPRDYGDKTIDMYPRPSHADWTYLEKYGVKASSGGGRSSARETIARVAAGAVAEKWLKQTYNIEIVAFVSSVGTIKLFADTEAMSNDPAFLSLAETLTREQVDENLPVRCPDDAIGRAMEARIAELRDEHDSTGGTVTCIIRNVPSGLGEPCFDKLQASLAHGVMSIPAVKGFEVGSGFHGAEMTGSKHNDPFVPAPALDAATQRTGIPRSRLQTKTNHSGGIQGGISNGMPIFFRVAFKPPATISQDQITALYDGSGEGVLAAKGRHDPCVVPRAVPIVEGMAAIMVADALMQQNARKMSTVRP; encoded by the exons ATGTCCAGCATTGGGCAAATCTTCCGGGTGACGAC TGCTGGCGAGTCGCATGGAAGAGCTATCTCGTGTATCATCGATGGCTGCCCTCCTGGCCTCGACCTCACAGAGGCCGATATCCAGCCTCAGCTGAACCGCCGTCGACCAGGTCAATCGGCCATCACCACACCTCGTAACGAGAAGGATCGCGTCACCATTAACTCTGGAACCGAAAATGGCGTCACTCTCGGAACACCGATTCTATTGACCGTCCCCAATGAGGATCAGCGACCAAGGGACTACGGTGATAAGACCATCGACATGTACCCCCGTCCCAGCCACGCAGACTGGACTTACCTCGAAAAGTACGGGGTTAAGGCCTCGTCAGGTGGTGGTCGCAGCTCTGCACGCGAGACTATTGCTCGAGTTGccgctggtgctgttgccGAGAAGTGGCTCAAGCAGACTTACAACATTGAGATTGTTGCCTTCGTCAGCTCCGTCGGAACCATCAAGCTTTTTGCTGATACAGAAGCCATGAGCAACGATCCTGCCTTCCTCAGTCTCGCCGAGACTCTCACCCGCGAACAAGTTGACGAAAATCTTCCTGTCCGATGCCCCGATGACGCCATTGGCCGAGCTATGGAGGCTCGCATTGCAGAGCTTCGCGATGAGCACGACAGCACTGGTGGAACTGTCACCTGCATTATCCGCAATGTGCCCTCTGGTCTTGGCGAGCCCTGCTTCGACAAGCTCCAGGCCAGTCTTGCCCACGGCGTGATGTCTATTCCCGCTGTCAAGGGATTTGAGGTTGGTTCCGGGTTCCATGGTGCCGAGATGACCGGAAGTAAGCATAACGATCCTTTCGTGCCAGCACCTGCTCTCGATGCCGCCACCCAGAGGACAGGCATTCCTCGCTCTAGACTCCAGACAAAGACGAATCATTCCGGCGGTATCCAGGGTGGTATCAGCAATGGCAtgcccatcttcttcagagtCGCTTTCAAGCCTCCTGCCACCATCAGCCAGGATCAGATCACAGCACTCTACGATGGCTCAGGCGAGGGTGTTCTCGCTGCTAAGGGAAGACACGACCCCTGCGTTGTGCCTCGTGCTGTCCCTATCGTCGAGGGAATGGCGGCGATCATGGTGGCTGATGCTCTCATGCAACAGAATGCGAGAAAGATGTCTACAGTCAGACCATAG